Proteins encoded in a region of the Leifsonia sp. PS1209 genome:
- a CDS encoding leucyl aminopeptidase, which translates to MTVPSLSLSSASAVSPSGDVLLIGARASGGSVDVVANSAVDAALTAAGDVAAQLQAVGFGGGRDELVRLPGGGGGPSIAVIGLPETVDADALRYAAGSGIRQLAGTASVTVALPADGDEQLAAVLEGAALGSYAFTTYREASKASVKAPVAAIEVVGTPGDASGADALVARATAAAEAVALVKDLVNTPPLDLYPATLADAAERAAAGLPVDVRVWDEKQLEADGFGGILGVGQGSTRPPRLVKVTYSPAGAAKHLALVGKGITFDTGGLSLKPPTGMVGMKYDMTGAATVLAVVLAAARLELPVKVTAWLCIAENMPSGSAIRPNDVLRIRGGRTVEVLNTDAEGRLVMADGLVAASEERPDAIVDVATLTGAAMVALGTRYAAVMGDDELVGEVVDAAKSSGELLWPMPLPGELRATINSEVADIANANPGNTAGGMLLAAVFLQEFVGRTGDAEDSPRIPWAHLDIAGPAKGPASPYGFTGKGPTAVTVRALIRLAEDFSRK; encoded by the coding sequence ATGACCGTCCCTTCTCTCTCGCTTTCGTCCGCCTCCGCCGTGTCCCCGTCCGGTGACGTGCTCCTGATCGGCGCACGCGCATCCGGTGGCTCCGTCGACGTGGTGGCGAACTCCGCCGTCGACGCCGCCCTGACGGCCGCGGGCGATGTCGCCGCGCAGCTGCAGGCCGTCGGCTTCGGAGGGGGACGGGACGAGCTGGTCCGGCTCCCCGGCGGAGGAGGCGGACCGTCCATCGCCGTGATCGGATTGCCGGAGACCGTGGATGCCGACGCTCTGCGCTACGCGGCGGGCAGCGGCATCCGCCAGCTCGCGGGCACCGCGTCCGTCACCGTCGCGCTGCCTGCCGATGGCGACGAGCAGCTCGCCGCCGTGCTGGAGGGCGCTGCGCTCGGCTCGTATGCGTTCACCACATACCGCGAGGCGTCGAAGGCGTCCGTGAAAGCGCCCGTGGCGGCCATCGAAGTCGTCGGGACGCCGGGGGACGCATCCGGTGCTGATGCACTCGTCGCCCGCGCCACGGCGGCAGCCGAGGCCGTCGCGCTCGTCAAGGACCTCGTCAACACGCCGCCCCTCGACCTCTACCCCGCGACCCTCGCCGACGCCGCGGAGCGCGCGGCCGCCGGGCTGCCGGTGGATGTGCGTGTCTGGGACGAGAAGCAGCTCGAAGCGGACGGCTTCGGCGGCATCCTCGGCGTCGGCCAGGGCTCGACCCGCCCGCCGCGGCTCGTCAAGGTCACGTACTCCCCTGCCGGAGCGGCCAAGCACCTCGCGCTGGTCGGCAAGGGCATCACGTTCGACACCGGCGGGCTGTCGCTCAAGCCGCCGACCGGGATGGTCGGCATGAAGTACGACATGACCGGAGCGGCCACCGTGCTCGCCGTCGTCCTCGCCGCGGCCAGGCTGGAACTGCCGGTGAAAGTGACCGCGTGGCTCTGCATCGCGGAGAACATGCCGTCCGGGTCGGCGATCCGGCCCAACGACGTGCTGCGCATCCGGGGCGGCAGGACCGTCGAGGTGCTCAACACGGACGCGGAGGGCCGGCTGGTGATGGCCGACGGCCTAGTCGCCGCGAGCGAGGAGCGCCCGGACGCGATCGTGGACGTCGCGACCCTGACCGGGGCGGCGATGGTCGCCCTCGGCACCCGCTACGCCGCCGTCATGGGCGACGACGAGCTGGTCGGAGAGGTCGTCGACGCCGCGAAGTCGTCCGGCGAACTGCTCTGGCCGATGCCGCTTCCCGGCGAGCTGCGCGCGACCATCAACTCCGAGGTCGCGGACATCGCCAACGCCAACCCCGGAAACACCGCGGGAGGGATGCTGCTCGCCGCCGTCTTCCTCCAGGAGTTCGTCGGCCGCACCGGCGATGCTGAGGATTCGCCGCGCATCCCGTGGGCCCACCTGGACATCGCGGGACCCGCCAAGGGGCCCGCCTCTCCCTACGGTTTCACCGGGAAGGGACCGACCGCCGTCACCGTGCGCGCCCTCATCCGGTTGGCCGAGGACTTTTCCCGGAAGTAG
- the lpdA gene encoding dihydrolipoyl dehydrogenase: MSEQNFDIVVLGGGSGGYAAALRAAELGFTVGMIEKDKVGGTCLHRGCIPTKALLHAAEVADYSRESSKYGIVTEFQGIDINGVTEYRQGIVAKKYKGLQGLVKARKITVIEGEGRLTSPTTVQVGDDTIVGKNVILATGSYSRSLPGLEIGGRVITSEQALELDFVPKKVAVLGGGVIGVEFASVWKSFGADVTIIEALPHLVPNEDETISKSLERAFRRRGIDYRLGVRFSGVTQNDDGVVVTLENGDTVDAELLLVAVGRGPSTANLGYEEAGITLDRGFVITDERLQTSVPGVYAVGDIVPGLQLAHRGFQQGIFVAEEIAGLNPIIVPDVNIPKVTYCDPEVASVGLTEAKAVEQYGADKVSSYDYSLAGNGKSEIIGTSGSVKVVRVVDGPVVGVHMIGARVGELIGEAQLAVNWEAYPEDIAPLVHAHPTQNESLGEAFMYLAGKPLHTL; this comes from the coding sequence GTGTCTGAGCAGAACTTTGACATTGTGGTGCTCGGCGGTGGGAGTGGAGGCTACGCAGCAGCGCTGCGTGCGGCCGAGCTCGGTTTCACCGTTGGGATGATCGAGAAAGACAAGGTCGGAGGCACCTGCCTGCACCGAGGATGCATTCCCACCAAGGCCCTGCTTCACGCGGCCGAGGTGGCGGACTACTCCCGCGAGTCGTCGAAGTACGGCATCGTCACGGAGTTCCAGGGCATCGACATCAACGGCGTGACGGAATACCGCCAGGGCATCGTCGCCAAGAAGTACAAGGGACTGCAGGGCCTGGTCAAGGCGCGCAAGATCACGGTCATCGAGGGTGAAGGTCGCCTGACCTCCCCCACCACGGTGCAGGTCGGTGACGACACCATCGTCGGCAAGAACGTCATCCTCGCCACGGGCTCGTACTCGCGCTCGCTTCCCGGTCTCGAGATCGGCGGCCGCGTCATCACGAGCGAGCAGGCCCTCGAGCTGGACTTCGTGCCCAAGAAGGTCGCCGTGCTCGGCGGCGGCGTCATCGGCGTCGAGTTCGCGAGCGTCTGGAAGTCCTTCGGCGCGGACGTCACCATCATCGAGGCCCTCCCGCACCTCGTCCCCAACGAGGACGAGACCATCAGCAAGTCGCTGGAGCGCGCGTTCCGCCGCCGCGGCATCGACTACCGCCTGGGCGTCCGGTTCTCCGGCGTGACCCAGAACGACGACGGCGTCGTCGTGACGCTCGAGAACGGCGACACGGTCGACGCCGAGCTGCTGCTCGTCGCCGTCGGCCGCGGCCCGTCGACCGCCAACCTCGGCTACGAGGAGGCGGGCATCACGCTCGACCGCGGCTTCGTCATCACCGACGAGCGCCTCCAGACGAGCGTTCCCGGCGTCTACGCCGTCGGCGACATCGTCCCCGGCCTGCAGCTCGCCCACCGCGGCTTCCAGCAGGGCATCTTCGTCGCGGAGGAGATCGCGGGCCTCAACCCGATCATCGTCCCGGATGTCAACATCCCGAAGGTCACCTACTGCGACCCCGAGGTCGCATCGGTCGGTCTCACGGAGGCCAAGGCCGTCGAGCAGTACGGCGCTGACAAGGTGTCGAGCTACGACTACAGCCTCGCGGGCAACGGCAAGAGCGAGATCATCGGCACCAGCGGCTCCGTCAAGGTCGTCCGCGTCGTCGACGGCCCCGTCGTCGGCGTCCACATGATCGGCGCCCGCGTCGGTGAGCTGATCGGCGAGGCACAGCTCGCGGTCAACTGGGAGGCATACCCCGAAGACATCGCCCCGCTCGTCCACGCGCACCCCACGCAGAACGAGTCGCTCGGCGAGGCCTTCATGTACCTCGCTGGCAAGCCGCTGCACACCCTTTAG
- the sucB gene encoding 2-oxoglutarate dehydrogenase, E2 component, dihydrolipoamide succinyltransferase, giving the protein MSESVSLPALGESVTEGTVTRWLKNVGDRVEVDEPLLEVSTDKVDTEIPSPVAGVIEAILVQEDETVEVGTALVTIGDGSGGGEAPAAPAAEAEAAPAEAAEAAPAPAAEAAPAPAAEAAPAEAAPAAAPAPAAEAAPAPAAEAAPAPAAEAAPAPAAEAAPAQAAPAPAAEAAPAQAAPAPAQAAPAQAAPAPAAAAPAAAPAPAAAPAPAAAPAASGGAHAGNAGYVTPIVRKLANEQGIDLSTVTGTGVGGRIRKEDILSAAAAPAASAASSSAEAAPAPEVSPLRGTTQPMSRLRKVVAERAVVSMQSSAQLTSVVEVDVTKVAAFRDKVKADFQSKTGVKLSFLPFFALAAAEALKTYPVINATIDGDSIVYPDHENMSIAVDTERGLLTPVVRNASELDLAGLAKEIADLAERTRENRLKPDELAGGTFTLTNTGSRGALFDTPVVFLPQVAILGTGIVTKRPVVISADGTDSIAIRSTVYLALSYDHRIVDGADASRFLVAVKNRLEGGNFEANLGI; this is encoded by the coding sequence ATGAGCGAATCCGTCAGCCTCCCGGCACTCGGCGAGAGTGTCACGGAAGGCACGGTCACCCGCTGGCTGAAGAACGTTGGCGACCGTGTCGAGGTGGACGAGCCCCTGCTCGAAGTCTCGACCGACAAGGTCGACACCGAGATCCCCTCCCCCGTCGCGGGCGTCATCGAGGCGATCCTGGTGCAGGAGGACGAGACCGTCGAGGTGGGCACCGCGCTCGTGACGATCGGCGACGGCTCCGGCGGAGGCGAGGCCCCGGCCGCGCCCGCCGCTGAGGCCGAGGCCGCTCCGGCGGAGGCTGCTGAGGCTGCGCCGGCTCCTGCTGCTGAGGCCGCACCGGCACCTGCTGCTGAGGCGGCTCCGGCTGAGGCCGCTCCGGCCGCCGCACCGGCGCCCGCTGCTGAGGCTGCGCCGGCTCCTGCCGCGGAGGCCGCTCCGGCCCCCGCTGCCGAGGCTGCTCCGGCCCCCGCTGCCGAGGCTGCTCCGGCCCAGGCTGCCCCGGCTCCCGCCGCGGAAGCCGCACCTGCGCAGGCCGCACCGGCGCCCGCACAGGCTGCTCCTGCCCAGGCCGCTCCGGCTCCTGCCGCTGCTGCTCCCGCCGCCGCACCTGCTCCGGCGGCTGCTCCGGCCCCGGCCGCTGCTCCCGCAGCATCCGGTGGCGCGCACGCCGGCAACGCCGGCTACGTGACCCCGATCGTTCGCAAGCTCGCGAACGAGCAGGGCATCGACCTGTCGACCGTCACCGGCACCGGCGTCGGTGGGCGCATCCGCAAGGAGGACATCCTCTCCGCGGCTGCCGCACCCGCCGCCTCCGCTGCATCGTCCTCCGCTGAGGCCGCCCCGGCTCCCGAGGTGTCCCCGCTGCGCGGCACGACGCAGCCGATGTCGCGTCTGCGCAAGGTCGTCGCCGAGCGCGCCGTCGTGTCGATGCAGTCGTCCGCTCAGCTCACCTCGGTGGTCGAGGTCGACGTGACCAAGGTCGCGGCCTTCCGCGACAAGGTCAAGGCCGACTTCCAGTCGAAGACCGGCGTCAAGCTGTCCTTCCTCCCGTTCTTCGCTCTGGCCGCCGCCGAGGCGCTGAAGACGTACCCCGTCATCAACGCCACCATCGACGGCGACTCGATCGTCTACCCGGACCACGAGAACATGTCGATCGCCGTCGACACCGAGCGCGGTCTGCTCACCCCTGTGGTGCGCAACGCGTCCGAGCTCGACCTCGCGGGCCTGGCCAAGGAGATCGCGGACCTCGCAGAGCGCACCCGCGAGAATCGTCTGAAGCCCGACGAGCTCGCCGGCGGCACGTTCACGCTGACCAACACCGGTTCGCGTGGCGCGCTGTTCGACACCCCCGTCGTGTTCCTCCCGCAGGTGGCCATCCTCGGCACCGGCATCGTCACGAAGCGTCCCGTCGTCATCTCGGCTGACGGAACCGACTCGATCGCGATCCGCTCGACCGTGTACCTGGCCCTCTCGTACGACCACCGGATCGTCGACGGCGCCGACGCGTCCCGCTTCCTCGTCGCGGTCAAGAACCGTCTCGAGGGCGGCAACTTCGAGGCGAACCTCGGCATCTAG
- the lipB gene encoding lipoyl(octanoyl) transferase LipB has translation MVDYVVTGLSANSVPYFEALQQQRAVHADVVAGRAPDTVILLEHPSVYTAGKRTEPDERPTDGTPVIDVDRGGKITWHGPGQLVGYPILRLPEPIDVVGYVRRLESILIDVLADVGVHGERVQGRSGVWIRGIQRDEKIAAIGIRVAEGVTMHGFALNCSNGFEAYDAIVACGIRDAGVTSISRVLGRTVTPEDVVPLIQARFDREFDTGLETVA, from the coding sequence GTGGTCGACTATGTCGTCACGGGGCTAAGCGCCAACTCCGTGCCGTATTTCGAGGCCCTTCAACAGCAGCGTGCCGTGCACGCCGATGTCGTTGCAGGCCGGGCGCCCGATACTGTCATCCTCCTCGAGCATCCCTCGGTGTACACCGCAGGGAAACGCACAGAGCCCGACGAAAGGCCGACCGACGGGACACCCGTCATCGATGTCGACCGCGGCGGGAAGATCACCTGGCACGGGCCGGGGCAGCTCGTGGGATACCCGATTCTCCGCCTTCCCGAGCCCATCGACGTCGTGGGATACGTGCGGCGGCTGGAGAGCATCCTGATCGACGTTCTTGCAGACGTCGGCGTGCACGGTGAACGTGTGCAGGGACGCTCCGGCGTATGGATCCGCGGGATCCAGCGCGACGAGAAGATCGCCGCCATCGGCATCCGCGTCGCCGAGGGCGTCACCATGCACGGGTTCGCGCTCAACTGCTCCAACGGGTTCGAGGCCTACGACGCGATCGTGGCCTGCGGCATCCGGGATGCGGGGGTCACCTCGATCAGCCGCGTCCTCGGCCGCACGGTCACCCCGGAGGACGTCGTCCCCCTCATCCAGGCACGCTTCGACAGAGAATTCGACACAGGACTGGAGACCGTCGCGTGA
- the lipA gene encoding lipoyl synthase, giving the protein MSAAPEGRKMLRLEIRNAETPIERKPEWIKTKAKMGPEYRQLQNLVKGENLHTVCQEAGCPNIFECWEDREATFLIGGAQCTRRCDFCQIDTGKPADYDTDEPRRVAESVAKMDLRYATVTGVARDDLADEGSWLYAETIREIHRQSPGTGVEILVPDFSGNPDYLGEVFSAEPEVFAHNVETVPRIFKRIRPAFRYERSLDVITQGRAAGLITKSNLILGMGEERAEVSQALRDLHDAGTDIITITQYLRPSPRHLPVARWVHPDEFVELKEEAEAIGFLGVLAGPLVRSSYRAGRLWAQSMHAKGREVPDELRHLADASLGFAQAVS; this is encoded by the coding sequence GTGAGCGCAGCGCCAGAGGGACGCAAGATGCTGCGCCTCGAAATCCGCAATGCAGAGACCCCCATCGAGCGCAAGCCCGAGTGGATCAAGACCAAAGCGAAGATGGGCCCCGAGTACCGCCAGCTGCAGAACCTCGTGAAGGGCGAGAACCTGCACACGGTGTGCCAGGAAGCCGGCTGCCCGAACATCTTCGAGTGCTGGGAGGACAGGGAGGCGACGTTCCTCATCGGAGGGGCCCAGTGCACCAGGCGGTGCGACTTCTGCCAGATCGACACCGGCAAGCCCGCCGACTACGACACCGACGAGCCACGCCGCGTCGCAGAGTCCGTCGCGAAGATGGACCTGCGCTACGCCACCGTCACCGGCGTCGCCCGCGACGACCTGGCCGACGAAGGCTCGTGGCTGTACGCCGAGACGATCCGCGAGATCCACCGGCAGAGCCCGGGCACGGGCGTCGAGATCCTGGTCCCGGACTTCTCCGGCAACCCCGACTACCTCGGCGAGGTCTTCTCCGCCGAGCCCGAGGTCTTCGCGCACAACGTCGAGACCGTCCCGCGCATCTTCAAGCGCATCCGGCCGGCCTTCCGTTACGAGCGCTCGCTCGACGTCATCACGCAGGGACGTGCGGCCGGGCTCATCACCAAGTCCAACCTCATCCTCGGGATGGGCGAGGAGCGCGCAGAGGTCAGCCAGGCTCTGCGCGACCTGCACGACGCGGGGACCGACATCATCACGATCACCCAGTACCTGCGGCCGAGCCCGCGGCATCTGCCGGTGGCGAGGTGGGTGCATCCGGATGAGTTCGTCGAGCTGAAAGAGGAGGCGGAGGCGATCGGGTTCCTCGGTGTGCTCGCCGGTCCCCTGGTCCGTTCGTCGTACCGCGCCGGGCGACTCTGGGCGCAGTCGATGCACGCGAAAGGCCGCGAGGTGCCGGACGAACTCCGCCATCTGGCCGACGCGTCGCTCGGGTTCGCCCAGGCCGTATCCTGA
- a CDS encoding DUF4191 domain-containing protein — protein sequence MARKDKSTKEPGRLKQMWQVFQMTRRYDKRAVLYIVGGIVAPIIVGVLLAIFLSDGNGFTMAMWILAGVLAGVLIGLIILGRRAERAAYSQIEGQPGAVGAVLRSSLKRSWRGSEMPVAVNGKTQDAIYRATGRGGVVLISEGPKTRTQRMIDEERRKVTRVLPNVPVTTISVGPDADATPLHKIPRVLAKIKPTLTKAEVMAISNRLQSLENSMPIPKGIDPMKVRAQRAR from the coding sequence ATGGCACGCAAGGACAAGTCCACCAAGGAGCCCGGTCGGCTCAAGCAGATGTGGCAGGTCTTCCAGATGACCCGCCGCTACGACAAGCGGGCGGTGTTGTACATCGTGGGCGGCATCGTGGCCCCGATCATCGTCGGCGTGCTTCTGGCGATCTTCCTGTCCGACGGCAACGGCTTCACGATGGCGATGTGGATCCTCGCCGGCGTGCTCGCGGGTGTGCTGATCGGCCTGATCATCCTGGGGCGTCGCGCCGAGCGTGCTGCGTACTCGCAGATCGAGGGCCAGCCCGGCGCCGTCGGCGCCGTGCTGCGCAGCTCCCTGAAGCGCAGCTGGCGCGGCTCGGAGATGCCGGTCGCCGTCAACGGCAAGACCCAGGATGCGATCTACCGTGCCACCGGCCGCGGTGGTGTCGTGCTCATCAGCGAAGGCCCGAAGACCCGCACCCAGCGGATGATCGACGAGGAGCGCCGCAAGGTCACCCGCGTGCTGCCGAACGTGCCCGTGACGACGATCAGCGTCGGACCGGATGCGGACGCCACCCCGCTGCACAAGATCCCGCGCGTGCTCGCCAAGATCAAGCCCACCCTGACCAAGGCCGAGGTCATGGCGATCAGCAACCGTCTCCAGTCGCTGGAGAACTCGATGCCGATCCCCAAGGGCATCGACCCGATGAAGGTTCGCGCCCAGCGCGCTCGCTAG
- a CDS encoding RDD family protein, translating to MPQNPPSSASGNIAPSRYPGERLGLPETGRGSVGRAGRRIGAIVIDWAIAYLISFAFFRTDGIVNGWATTGIFVLMQILFIPTIGGGIGHRVFGMRVVAIRGGWVGLWRPVVRTLLLAIVIPALVWDSDQRGFHDKIAGTVLIRA from the coding sequence GTGCCACAGAACCCGCCATCCTCCGCCTCCGGCAACATCGCGCCGAGCCGCTATCCCGGTGAACGACTGGGATTGCCGGAGACGGGCAGAGGCTCGGTCGGGCGTGCAGGCCGCCGCATCGGCGCCATCGTCATCGACTGGGCGATCGCCTACCTGATTTCTTTCGCGTTCTTCCGCACGGACGGGATCGTGAACGGCTGGGCCACCACCGGCATCTTCGTGCTCATGCAGATCCTGTTCATCCCGACCATCGGCGGCGGCATCGGCCACCGGGTGTTCGGGATGCGCGTTGTCGCGATCCGCGGCGGCTGGGTGGGCCTCTGGCGTCCCGTCGTCCGCACGCTGCTGCTCGCGATCGTGATCCCCGCGCTCGTCTGGGATTCCGACCAGCGCGGCTTCCACGACAAGATCGCCGGCACGGTCCTCATCCGGGCCTGA
- the glnA gene encoding type I glutamate--ammonia ligase encodes MFRDSSEVLKFIKDTDVKFLDIRFTDLPGVQQHFNIPASTVDEEFFSVGQLFDGSSIRGFASIHESDMQLIPDVSTAYVDPFRAERTLIMVFDIYNPRNGEIYSKDPRQVAKKAEKYLASTGIADTAFFAPEAEFYIFDDVRYEVNQHSSFYSVDSEEGAWNTGRVEEGGNLANKTPYKGGYFPVSPVDKQADLRDDISLKLIDAGLILERAHHEVGTGGQAEINYRFDTMVHAADDILKFKYIVKNTAELWGKVATFMPKPLFGDNGSGMHTHQSLWNDGKPLFYDEAGYGGLSDIARWYIGGLLKHAPAVLAFTNPTVNSFHRLVPGFEAPVNLVYSAGNRSASIRIPITGTNPKAKRIEFRAPDASGNPYLAFAAQLMAGLDGIKNRIEPHEPVDKDLYELPPEEAKNIPQVPGTLAEVLDALEADHDFLLAGGVFTPELIETWIDYKREKEIKPLAQRPHPFEYELYFGV; translated from the coding sequence ATGTTCCGTGATTCTTCCGAGGTGCTCAAGTTCATCAAGGACACCGACGTCAAGTTCCTTGATATCCGCTTCACCGATCTGCCCGGTGTGCAGCAGCACTTCAACATCCCCGCTTCGACCGTCGACGAAGAGTTCTTCTCCGTCGGTCAGCTCTTCGACGGCTCGTCCATCCGAGGCTTCGCGTCCATCCACGAATCGGACATGCAGCTCATCCCCGACGTCTCCACCGCGTACGTCGACCCTTTCCGTGCCGAGCGCACGCTCATCATGGTCTTCGACATCTACAACCCGCGCAACGGCGAGATCTACTCGAAGGACCCGCGCCAGGTCGCCAAGAAGGCCGAGAAGTACCTCGCATCGACCGGCATCGCGGACACCGCGTTCTTCGCCCCCGAGGCCGAGTTCTACATCTTCGACGACGTCCGTTACGAGGTGAACCAGCACTCGAGCTTCTACTCGGTGGACTCCGAAGAGGGAGCCTGGAACACCGGTCGTGTCGAGGAGGGCGGAAACCTCGCCAACAAGACGCCGTACAAGGGCGGATACTTCCCGGTCAGCCCGGTCGACAAGCAGGCCGACCTGCGCGACGACATCTCGCTGAAGCTGATCGACGCCGGCCTCATCCTGGAGCGCGCACACCACGAGGTGGGCACCGGCGGCCAGGCCGAGATCAACTACCGCTTCGACACGATGGTGCACGCGGCAGACGACATCCTGAAGTTCAAGTACATCGTGAAGAACACGGCTGAGCTGTGGGGCAAGGTCGCGACCTTCATGCCGAAGCCGCTGTTCGGCGACAACGGCTCCGGGATGCACACCCACCAGTCGCTGTGGAACGACGGCAAGCCGCTGTTCTACGACGAGGCGGGCTACGGCGGCCTCTCCGACATCGCACGCTGGTACATCGGCGGCCTGCTCAAGCACGCCCCGGCCGTCCTCGCGTTCACGAACCCGACGGTGAACTCGTTCCACCGCCTGGTCCCCGGCTTCGAAGCCCCGGTCAACCTGGTCTACTCGGCCGGCAACCGCTCGGCGTCGATCCGCATCCCGATCACGGGCACGAACCCGAAGGCGAAGCGCATCGAGTTCCGCGCCCCCGACGCGTCCGGCAACCCGTACCTCGCGTTCGCCGCGCAGCTCATGGCGGGCCTCGACGGCATCAAGAACCGCATCGAGCCGCACGAGCCCGTCGACAAGGACCTCTACGAACTCCCGCCCGAGGAAGCCAAGAACATCCCGCAGGTCCCCGGCACCCTCGCCGAGGTCCTGGATGCGCTCGAGGCCGACCACGACTTCCTCCTCGCAGGCGGCGTGTTCACCCCGGAGCTCATCGAGACCTGGATCGACTACAAGCGCGAGAAGGAGATCAAGCCCCTCGCGCAGCGTCCCCACCCGTTCGAGTACGAGCTGTACTTCGGCGTCTGA